The following proteins come from a genomic window of Microbacterium sulfonylureivorans:
- a CDS encoding ABC transporter substrate-binding protein, whose product MQHTKRAVVTGVALLSALALAGCAGGGGSTDGGADAAACAPSDGDVTLEFTSWIPGIEDVVAMWNEENPDIQVEVQTGPNGNGGTYKSFFSQLEAGNAPDLGQIEYDALSSFRVQDGLENLAACEDVVAAEDEFIPWTWGQVTLGTEDGVYGVPQDSGPMALFYRSDLFEQNGIDVPTTWEEYKAAAVKVREAGGYITNFSTADINQFAGFVWQGNGDWFTNDGDEWTVDLTGEQSTTVAEYWQELLDEDLVATYPAWTEEWNNAYNSGEVWTWNSAVWGANSISSGAPDTAGNWSVAPSPQWAAGDASSGNWGGSSIAVFKGTEHLYEATKFALWLNTSDEALTALNESANIYPATTAGLDLPSLQEGVEFYGGQKIYDVFAEAAGQVNPDFVWGPTMTQTYADVSDGFQKAVTGQGTLIEALEAAQESTIATLKAQSIPVAE is encoded by the coding sequence ATGCAGCACACCAAGAGGGCAGTCGTCACAGGCGTCGCACTGCTCAGCGCGCTCGCGCTCGCCGGATGCGCCGGCGGCGGCGGAAGCACCGACGGCGGCGCGGATGCCGCAGCCTGCGCCCCGTCCGACGGAGACGTCACGCTCGAGTTCACGTCGTGGATCCCGGGCATCGAGGACGTCGTCGCCATGTGGAACGAGGAGAACCCCGACATCCAGGTCGAGGTCCAGACCGGGCCGAACGGCAACGGCGGAACCTACAAGAGCTTCTTCAGCCAGCTCGAGGCCGGCAACGCGCCCGACCTCGGCCAGATCGAGTACGACGCGCTGTCGAGCTTCCGCGTGCAGGACGGCCTCGAGAACCTCGCCGCGTGCGAGGACGTCGTCGCCGCCGAGGACGAGTTCATCCCGTGGACCTGGGGCCAGGTCACCCTGGGCACCGAGGACGGCGTCTACGGCGTGCCGCAGGACTCGGGTCCGATGGCGCTCTTCTACCGTTCCGACCTGTTCGAGCAGAACGGCATCGACGTCCCCACGACGTGGGAGGAGTACAAGGCGGCCGCCGTCAAGGTGCGCGAGGCCGGCGGGTACATCACCAACTTCTCCACCGCCGACATCAACCAGTTCGCGGGCTTCGTGTGGCAGGGCAACGGCGACTGGTTCACCAACGACGGCGACGAGTGGACCGTCGACCTGACCGGCGAGCAGTCGACCACGGTCGCCGAGTACTGGCAGGAGCTCCTCGACGAGGACCTCGTCGCCACCTACCCGGCATGGACCGAGGAATGGAACAACGCCTACAACTCGGGTGAGGTCTGGACCTGGAACTCCGCCGTGTGGGGCGCCAACTCGATCTCGTCGGGCGCGCCCGACACCGCCGGCAACTGGTCCGTCGCACCGTCCCCGCAGTGGGCGGCCGGCGATGCCAGCTCCGGCAACTGGGGCGGCTCGTCCATCGCCGTGTTCAAGGGCACGGAGCACCTGTACGAGGCGACCAAGTTCGCGCTGTGGCTGAACACCTCCGACGAGGCGCTGACCGCGCTCAACGAGTCGGCGAACATCTACCCCGCGACGACCGCCGGTCTCGACCTGCCGTCGCTGCAGGAGGGCGTCGAGTTCTACGGCGGCCAGAAGATCTACGACGTGTTCGCCGAGGCCGCCGGCCAGGTCAACCCCGACTTCGTGTGGGGCCCGACCATGACGCAGACCTACGCGGACGTCTCGGACGGCTTCCAGAAGGCCGTCACCGGTCAGGGCACGCTGATCGAGGCCCTCGAGGCCGCGCAGGAGTCGACCATCGCCACCCTCAAGGCGCAGTCGATCCCGGTTGCGGAGTAG
- a CDS encoding carbohydrate ABC transporter permease — MSLLTRTDGALADDLKPSRGPRESILSRGAALVVMGVFTLYFLVPIWWLFIASTKDRGDLLTTNALWFSDWNFFANVGDLFAYNDGIYLRWLVNSLGYAGIGALLATVVAGMCGYALAKYRFRGREVFFNVVLGGVLVPATALALPLFLLFSQVNLTNTFWAVLLPSIVSPFGVYLSRIYATASVPDELIEAGRIDGAGEVRTFFTISMRLMTPALVTVFLFQFVSIWNNFFLPLIMLRSQELFPVTFGLYSWNTQLNQIPELRTYVLVGSFLSIVPLIVAFLLLQRFWRNGLGTGSVK; from the coding sequence ATGAGTCTGCTCACCCGCACCGACGGTGCACTGGCCGACGACCTGAAGCCGTCGCGGGGCCCTCGCGAGAGCATCCTGTCGCGCGGCGCAGCCCTGGTCGTCATGGGCGTGTTCACGCTCTACTTCCTCGTCCCGATCTGGTGGCTGTTCATCGCCTCCACGAAGGACCGCGGCGACCTCCTCACCACGAACGCGCTGTGGTTCTCGGACTGGAACTTCTTCGCGAACGTCGGCGACCTGTTCGCGTACAACGACGGCATCTACCTGCGCTGGCTCGTGAACAGCCTGGGCTACGCCGGCATCGGCGCCCTGCTGGCGACGGTCGTGGCGGGCATGTGCGGCTACGCCCTGGCGAAGTACCGGTTCCGCGGGCGCGAGGTCTTCTTCAACGTCGTGCTCGGCGGCGTGCTCGTACCCGCCACCGCGCTCGCGCTGCCGCTGTTCCTGCTGTTCAGCCAGGTGAACCTGACGAACACGTTCTGGGCGGTTCTCCTGCCGAGCATCGTCAGCCCGTTCGGCGTGTACCTCAGCCGCATCTACGCGACGGCGAGCGTGCCCGACGAGCTCATCGAGGCCGGCCGCATCGACGGCGCGGGCGAGGTGCGCACGTTCTTCACGATCTCGATGCGGCTGATGACCCCCGCACTGGTCACCGTGTTCCTCTTCCAGTTCGTGTCGATCTGGAACAACTTCTTCCTGCCGCTCATCATGCTGCGCAGCCAGGAGCTGTTCCCCGTCACCTTCGGTCTCTACTCGTGGAACACGCAGCTCAACCAGATCCCCGAGCTGCGCACCTACGTCCTCGTCGGCTCGTTCCTCTCGATCGTGCCGCTCATCGTCGCCTTCCTCTTGCTTCAGCGCTTCTGGCGCAACGGCCTCGGCACCGGGTCCGTGAAGTGA
- a CDS encoding carbohydrate ABC transporter permease → MTATEVLVTRGGRAGRPAKPARRHTPHKGAIAIFAGPFGVLFLLFYLIPIGYAVWQSLLVVQRDGTYGAPEEVFGGPAQYALVFQNAPFWESVGRVLLFGVVQVPIMLGLALLFALLLDSPVLKGKKFFRLAFFAPYAVPGVIAAIMWGFLYSPNLSPFTDVTQTIDFLSPELVLWSIANVVTWVFVGYNMLIIYSALLAIPSEVYEAARLDGAGQVRIAWSIKIPMVAPALILTAVFSIIGTLQLLAEPQVFRSFSAAVSSTYTPNMTIYATSSIPNTHLAAAFSVVLALATFVLSFTFLKITQRKAER, encoded by the coding sequence ATGACCGCCACAGAGGTCCTCGTGACGCGAGGGGGCCGGGCCGGACGCCCGGCGAAGCCCGCTCGGCGTCACACACCGCACAAGGGCGCGATCGCGATCTTCGCGGGTCCGTTCGGAGTGCTGTTCCTGCTCTTCTACCTGATCCCCATCGGCTACGCCGTGTGGCAGTCGCTGCTGGTCGTCCAGCGCGACGGCACGTACGGCGCACCGGAGGAGGTGTTCGGCGGCCCGGCGCAGTACGCGCTCGTGTTCCAGAACGCCCCGTTCTGGGAGTCGGTGGGCCGGGTGCTGCTGTTCGGCGTCGTGCAGGTGCCGATCATGCTCGGGCTCGCGCTGCTGTTCGCACTGCTCCTCGACTCGCCGGTGCTCAAGGGCAAGAAGTTCTTCCGTCTCGCATTCTTCGCCCCGTACGCGGTGCCGGGCGTGATCGCGGCGATCATGTGGGGCTTCCTCTACTCGCCCAACCTCTCGCCGTTCACCGACGTGACCCAGACCATCGACTTCCTCTCGCCCGAGCTCGTGCTGTGGTCGATCGCGAACGTCGTGACCTGGGTGTTCGTCGGCTACAACATGCTGATCATCTATTCGGCGCTCCTCGCGATCCCGTCCGAGGTGTACGAGGCCGCGCGCCTCGACGGCGCCGGCCAGGTGCGCATCGCGTGGTCGATCAAGATCCCGATGGTCGCCCCGGCGCTCATCCTCACCGCGGTGTTCTCGATCATCGGCACCCTCCAGCTCCTCGCCGAGCCGCAGGTGTTCCGCTCGTTCAGCGCGGCCGTGTCGAGCACGTACACCCCGAACATGACGATCTACGCGACGAGCTCGATCCCCAACACGCACCTGGCTGCGGCCTTCTCGGTCGTGCTGGCGCTCGCGACCTTCGTGCTGTCGTTCACGTTCTTGAAGATCACCCAGCGGAAGGCCGAGCGATGA
- a CDS encoding beta-galactosidase — translation MTAPARPFEHDGIAFGCDYNPEQWTTDVWDEDIRLMGEAGVDLVAVNIFGWSHIEPREGEYDFRALDDIIGRLHAAGIRVNLGTGTASPPAWLARRHPEILPMAEDGTRRFPGGRQAWCPSSPVFRAAALRLVEAVAGRYGDHPAVALWHVSNELGCHNALCHCDESAAAFRRWLEARYVTLDALNAAWGTAFWSQTYGEWDEILPPRATISTRNPGQMLDFHRFSSDELLAYYRAEADAIRPLSTVPITTNFMVTAHIENLDYWSWAGDMDIVANDHYLDHRLADPNAELAFAADLSRGLGGGAPWILMEHSTGAVNWQPLNKPKTPGEIIRNSLTHVARGADGVCFFQWRASVQGSEKFHSAMLPHAGTDSAVWREVVELGGIIGRIGELAGSRVEAQVALVFSWESWWATQTESRPSQSLGYLDQVHAAYGALHALGLTVDVVAPGADLSVYSLVVVPGLHLIRQSEATVLTDWIAAGGSAVVTFYSGIVDQDDRVWTGGYTGPLRDALGVRVEEFAPVAAGETLRLSDGATSTLWSERSHVTTAVAEASFVDGPSAGSPAITRNAWGRGTAWYVATLLEADALRALLGRVAAEAGVRPPAAVRGGDGALEIVRRRGADASYLFVVNHGDAAAVAEASGFELITGMPVAGDVDVPGGAVRIIREEAAA, via the coding sequence ATGACGGCCCCTGCCCGCCCCTTCGAGCACGACGGCATCGCGTTCGGTTGCGACTACAACCCCGAACAGTGGACCACCGACGTGTGGGACGAGGACATCCGCCTCATGGGCGAGGCCGGCGTCGACCTCGTGGCGGTCAACATCTTCGGGTGGTCCCACATCGAGCCGCGCGAGGGCGAGTACGACTTCCGGGCCCTCGACGACATCATCGGCCGGCTGCACGCCGCCGGGATCCGTGTCAACCTCGGCACGGGCACCGCCTCGCCGCCGGCGTGGCTGGCGCGGAGGCATCCCGAGATCCTCCCCATGGCCGAAGACGGCACGCGCCGCTTCCCCGGCGGTCGTCAGGCATGGTGCCCGAGCTCGCCCGTGTTCCGCGCCGCGGCGCTCCGGCTCGTCGAGGCCGTCGCCGGCCGGTACGGCGACCACCCGGCCGTCGCGCTCTGGCACGTCTCGAACGAGCTCGGCTGTCACAACGCCCTCTGCCACTGCGACGAGAGCGCCGCCGCCTTCCGCCGCTGGCTCGAGGCCCGGTATGTGACGCTCGACGCGCTCAACGCCGCGTGGGGGACGGCGTTCTGGAGCCAGACCTACGGCGAGTGGGACGAGATCCTCCCGCCCCGCGCGACGATCTCGACGCGCAACCCCGGTCAGATGCTCGACTTCCACCGCTTCAGCTCGGATGAGCTGCTCGCGTACTACCGCGCCGAGGCCGACGCGATCCGCCCGCTCAGCACGGTGCCGATCACGACGAACTTCATGGTCACGGCGCACATCGAGAACCTCGACTACTGGTCGTGGGCGGGCGACATGGACATCGTCGCGAACGACCACTACCTCGACCACCGCCTGGCCGACCCGAACGCCGAGCTCGCCTTCGCGGCCGATCTCTCGCGAGGCCTCGGGGGCGGAGCGCCCTGGATCCTCATGGAGCACTCCACCGGCGCGGTCAACTGGCAGCCGCTCAACAAGCCGAAGACGCCGGGCGAGATCATCCGCAACTCGCTGACGCACGTCGCGCGCGGCGCCGACGGCGTGTGCTTCTTCCAGTGGCGCGCCTCGGTGCAGGGCAGCGAGAAGTTCCACTCCGCAATGCTTCCGCACGCGGGCACCGACTCCGCCGTCTGGCGCGAGGTCGTCGAGCTCGGCGGCATCATCGGACGCATCGGCGAACTCGCGGGCAGCCGCGTCGAGGCCCAGGTCGCCCTGGTCTTCTCGTGGGAGTCGTGGTGGGCGACTCAGACCGAGTCGCGACCGAGCCAGTCGCTCGGCTACCTCGATCAGGTGCATGCGGCGTACGGGGCGCTGCACGCGCTCGGCCTGACCGTCGACGTCGTCGCCCCCGGCGCAGACCTCTCCGTCTACTCGCTGGTCGTCGTCCCGGGCCTCCACCTGATCCGCCAGTCCGAGGCGACCGTCCTCACCGACTGGATCGCCGCAGGCGGCTCCGCGGTCGTCACGTTCTACAGCGGCATCGTCGACCAGGACGACCGCGTGTGGACGGGGGGCTACACCGGGCCCCTGCGCGACGCCCTCGGCGTCCGCGTCGAGGAGTTCGCGCCGGTCGCCGCCGGCGAGACGCTCCGCCTCAGCGACGGCGCGACCTCGACCCTGTGGTCGGAGCGGTCGCACGTCACCACCGCCGTCGCCGAGGCATCCTTCGTCGACGGACCCTCGGCAGGCAGCCCGGCGATCACCCGCAACGCGTGGGGCCGGGGAACGGCCTGGTATGTCGCGACGCTGCTCGAGGCGGACGCCTTGCGCGCGCTGCTCGGCCGCGTCGCCGCGGAAGCGGGCGTCCGGCCCCCGGCGGCGGTGCGCGGCGGCGACGGCGCCCTCGAGATCGTGCGCCGACGGGGAGCGGATGCCTCGTACCTGTTCGTCGTGAACCACGGCGACGCCGCCGCGGTGGCCGAGGCATCCGGATTCGAGCTCATCACCGGGATGCCGGTCGCCGGGGACGTCGATGTCCCCGGGGGCGCCGTGCGCATCATCAGAGAGGAGGCGGCCGCATGA
- a CDS encoding LacI family DNA-binding transcriptional regulator, with protein sequence METNGRRRRATVKDVATEAGVSRGTVSRVLNGQPYVSDEARAAIDAAIEKVGFIPNRAARSLVMQNSQAIGLIVHEPHSLFVEDPNIGSILLGANAALSEADYQLSFLIADTSRDIDRLARYLSGGLIDGVIIVSARVGDPITRAVANLDLPAAFVGHPRDIGDAAYVAIDNRGAAREITARLADTGRKRIGMIASALDRDSGSDRLAGFVDALGNRFDPQLVERVPLYSYSDGQAGMRALLDRAPDIDGVFASSDAVAAGAMDVLQAAGRVIPRDVGIVGFDDSSWALRCDPPLSTVHQPATELGRAAAESVLRQLRGEDPDSSGRVLECPVVWRASA encoded by the coding sequence GTGGAGACCAACGGACGTCGACGTCGCGCAACCGTCAAGGACGTGGCCACTGAGGCCGGTGTCTCGCGCGGCACGGTGAGCCGGGTGCTGAACGGGCAGCCGTACGTGTCGGACGAAGCCAGAGCCGCGATCGACGCGGCGATCGAGAAGGTCGGATTCATCCCGAACCGCGCCGCCCGCAGCCTCGTCATGCAGAACTCGCAGGCCATCGGGCTCATCGTCCACGAGCCCCACTCGCTGTTCGTCGAAGACCCGAACATCGGCTCGATCCTGCTCGGCGCGAACGCCGCGCTCTCGGAGGCCGACTACCAGCTGTCGTTCCTGATCGCCGACACCTCCCGCGACATCGACCGCCTCGCCCGCTACCTGAGCGGCGGCCTCATCGACGGCGTCATCATCGTCTCCGCCCGCGTCGGCGATCCGATCACCCGCGCCGTCGCGAACCTCGACCTCCCCGCCGCATTCGTGGGCCACCCGCGCGACATCGGCGACGCCGCCTACGTCGCGATCGACAATCGCGGTGCGGCGCGCGAGATCACGGCGCGTCTCGCCGACACCGGCCGGAAGCGCATCGGCATGATCGCGTCCGCGCTCGACCGCGACTCCGGCTCCGACCGCCTGGCCGGCTTCGTCGACGCCCTCGGCAACCGGTTCGACCCTCAGCTCGTCGAGCGGGTCCCGCTGTACTCGTACTCCGACGGCCAGGCCGGCATGCGCGCCCTCCTCGACCGGGCTCCCGACATCGACGGCGTCTTCGCCTCGAGCGATGCGGTGGCCGCGGGTGCGATGGACGTGCTGCAGGCGGCGGGACGCGTCATCCCCCGCGACGTCGGAATCGTCGGCTTCGACGACAGCTCCTGGGCGCTGCGCTGCGACCCGCCGCTGTCTACGGTGCACCAGCCCGCCACCGAACTCGGCCGCGCCGCCGCGGAATCGGTGCTGCGCCAGCTGCGGGGCGAGGACCCCGACTCGAGCGGGCGCGTCCTCGAGTGCCCCGTCGTCTGGCGCGCCTCGGCCTGA
- a CDS encoding MsnO8 family LLM class oxidoreductase, with amino-acid sequence MSSAPAPAPALSVLDLVPVRAGQTSAQAVAASLALVALADELGFRRYWFAEHHNMPAVASTTPPVLAAAAAARTARIRLGSGGVMLPNHSPLVVAEQFAALEALAPGRIDLGLGRAPGSDPVITQLLRQSGTTSDVERFPDHVRDIVSLVSPDGASVRFTSGGTYDVHATPAATSVPEVWLLGSSDYSAQLAAAVGLPYVFANHFSGQGLERALDLYRTAYQPSEAHPEPRTFLTANVLAAPTADEAEARALPNLRMTARLRTNMPLVALETVEQAVAGAADFDGLGTSFMDSARANWFVGTPGAVAAGLTAFATKHGVGEIMISPIAGSYEGEPMDASPGRAQTLELLAAELGLA; translated from the coding sequence ATGAGCTCCGCACCCGCACCCGCACCCGCCCTGTCCGTCCTCGACCTCGTGCCGGTGCGCGCGGGGCAGACGAGCGCCCAGGCGGTGGCGGCATCCCTCGCCCTCGTCGCCCTCGCCGACGAGCTCGGGTTCCGCCGGTACTGGTTCGCCGAGCACCACAACATGCCCGCGGTCGCCTCGACCACGCCGCCGGTGCTCGCCGCGGCGGCCGCCGCGCGCACCGCGCGCATCCGACTCGGGTCGGGCGGCGTCATGCTTCCCAACCACTCCCCGCTCGTCGTGGCCGAGCAGTTCGCCGCTCTCGAAGCCCTCGCTCCGGGCCGCATCGACCTCGGACTCGGCCGTGCCCCGGGCTCCGACCCGGTGATCACGCAGCTGCTGCGTCAGAGCGGGACCACGAGCGACGTCGAGCGCTTCCCCGACCACGTGCGCGACATCGTGTCGCTGGTGTCCCCCGACGGGGCGAGCGTGCGCTTCACCTCCGGCGGCACGTACGACGTGCACGCCACTCCGGCGGCGACGAGCGTGCCCGAGGTGTGGCTGCTCGGTTCGAGCGACTACTCCGCCCAGCTCGCGGCGGCCGTGGGACTCCCGTACGTCTTCGCGAACCACTTCTCGGGACAGGGTCTCGAGCGGGCGCTCGACCTCTACCGCACGGCATACCAGCCGAGCGAGGCGCACCCCGAGCCGCGGACGTTCCTCACCGCGAACGTGCTGGCCGCGCCCACGGCCGACGAGGCCGAGGCGCGCGCGCTCCCCAACCTGCGGATGACCGCGCGTCTGCGCACCAACATGCCGCTCGTGGCGCTCGAGACCGTCGAGCAGGCGGTCGCCGGAGCCGCCGACTTCGACGGACTCGGCACGTCGTTCATGGACTCGGCGCGTGCGAACTGGTTCGTCGGCACGCCCGGCGCCGTCGCCGCCGGCCTCACGGCGTTCGCGACGAAGCACGGCGTGGGCGAGATCATGATCTCGCCCATCGCCGGCTCGTACGAGGGTGAGCCGATGGATGCCTCACCCGGTCGCGCGCAGACGCTCGAGCTGCTCGCCGCCGAACTCGGCCTCGCCTGA
- a CDS encoding pyridoxamine 5'-phosphate oxidase family protein yields the protein MSGAAGAFEFDAANEVHARTLARLESEQVAWFGTIGRDGFPHAVPIWFLWHDGRALIMSEPATAKVRNVRANDRVLLHLEAGHDGEQLSVLRGTAEISPEPSSAWVERIGDAYTAKYDAWLQRLNLTTETMAERYSALIVVTPHKLIAW from the coding sequence GTGAGCGGCGCGGCAGGCGCGTTCGAGTTCGACGCGGCGAACGAGGTCCACGCGCGCACCCTTGCGCGCCTCGAGAGCGAGCAGGTCGCGTGGTTCGGCACGATCGGACGCGACGGGTTCCCGCACGCGGTGCCGATCTGGTTCCTGTGGCACGACGGCCGCGCCCTCATCATGAGCGAGCCCGCGACCGCGAAGGTCCGCAACGTCCGCGCGAACGACCGTGTGCTCCTCCACCTCGAGGCGGGCCACGACGGCGAGCAGCTGTCGGTGCTCCGCGGGACGGCGGAGATCTCGCCGGAGCCGTCGTCGGCGTGGGTGGAGCGGATCGGCGACGCGTACACCGCGAAGTACGACGCCTGGCTGCAGCGGCTGAACCTGACGACCGAGACGATGGCCGAGCGATACTCGGCCCTGATCGTGGTCACCCCGCACAAGCTCATCGCCTGGTAG
- the pheA gene encoding prephenate dehydratase, whose protein sequence is MTADRLAPVTPDDAPTRRTYSYLGPAGTFTEAALAQVPEARAQEWRPVRNVGEALADVTEGRSDAAMIAIENSVDGGVSTAQDALATVPGLRIVGEYLVPVEFVLVGRPGATLDDVSLVAAHPVAYAQCLQWLSRTLPAHAHIPAASNVASAMSLIDGSSDADAAIAPPGILEHHELELLASAIGDNPNAVTRFVLVSRTVAPPPPTGADKTSLIAELPDDHPGALLEMLEQFATRGINLSLLASRPIGDALGRYRFVIDADGHIEDERMADALLGLRRFSPKVVFLGSYPRADRAVVHYPDRYSDDVFVEARDWLRGLLSGEPEEA, encoded by the coding sequence ATGACCGCGGATAGGCTGGCACCCGTGACCCCCGACGACGCTCCGACCCGACGCACGTACAGCTATCTCGGGCCGGCGGGGACGTTCACCGAGGCGGCTCTCGCCCAGGTCCCCGAGGCCCGCGCGCAGGAGTGGCGGCCGGTCCGAAACGTCGGCGAAGCGCTCGCCGACGTGACCGAGGGGCGCTCGGACGCGGCGATGATCGCGATCGAGAACTCGGTCGACGGCGGCGTGTCGACGGCGCAGGATGCCTTGGCCACGGTCCCCGGGCTCCGCATCGTGGGCGAGTACCTCGTGCCGGTCGAGTTCGTGCTCGTCGGACGGCCCGGGGCGACGCTCGACGACGTGTCGCTCGTCGCCGCGCACCCCGTCGCGTACGCGCAGTGCCTGCAGTGGCTCTCCCGCACGCTCCCGGCCCACGCCCACATCCCTGCGGCGAGCAACGTCGCCAGCGCGATGAGCCTCATCGACGGGTCGAGCGATGCGGATGCCGCGATCGCACCGCCGGGGATCCTCGAGCATCACGAGCTCGAGCTGCTGGCATCCGCGATCGGCGACAACCCGAACGCCGTCACACGTTTCGTGCTGGTCAGCAGGACCGTGGCCCCACCGCCGCCCACCGGCGCCGACAAGACCTCGCTCATCGCAGAGCTGCCCGACGACCACCCCGGTGCGCTGCTCGAGATGCTCGAGCAGTTCGCGACCCGTGGCATCAACCTCTCGCTTCTCGCGTCGAGGCCGATCGGCGACGCGCTCGGCCGGTACCGGTTCGTCATCGACGCCGACGGACACATCGAGGACGAGCGGATGGCCGATGCCCTGCTCGGCCTCCGCCGCTTCAGCCCGAAGGTCGTCTTCCTCGGCTCGTACCCGCGCGCCGACCGCGCCGTGGTGCACTACCCCGATCGCTATTCCGACGACGTGTTCGTCGAGGCCCGCGACTGGCTGCGGGGTCTCCTCAGCGGCGAGCCGGAGGAGGCGTGA
- the pgm gene encoding phosphoglucomutase (alpha-D-glucose-1,6-bisphosphate-dependent), translating into MTRAGQPAEASDLIDIDELINAYYDIKPDPAVPEQRVAFGTSGHRGSSLSASFNEVHILATTQAIVDYRVAQGIAGPLFLGRDTHGLSLPAERSAIEVLVANGVDVRVDSRDSWVPTPALSHAILAYNKGRDAADPGRADGIVVTPSHNPPRDGGFKYNPPNGGPADTDATGWIAERANDLIATGLAGVHRTAFKDLDGDAIGDYDFRDAYVRDLAGIIDIDAIRGAGVRIGADPLGGASVEYWALIAEVHGLDLTVVNPDVDPTWRFMTLDWDEKIRMDPSSPSAMAALVARRDEYDILTGNDADADRHGIVTPDAGLMNPNHYLAVAIDYLYSHRPDWPSDAAIGKTLVSSMIIDRVAESLGRTLLEVPVGFKWFVPGLLDGSVAFGGEESAGASFLRKDGTVWTTDKDGILLCLLAAEILAVTGKTPSQRYAELEAEFGASAYQRVDAPATPAQKAALGKLAPEAVTATELAGEPITAKLSHAPGNGAAIGGLKVQTEHAWFAARPSGTEDVYKLYAESLRGPEHLAEVQEEARAVVTEALGGA; encoded by the coding sequence ATGACTCGCGCAGGACAGCCGGCCGAAGCATCCGACCTCATCGACATCGATGAACTCATCAATGCGTATTACGACATCAAGCCCGACCCCGCGGTGCCCGAGCAGCGCGTCGCGTTCGGAACGAGCGGCCACCGCGGCTCGTCGCTGTCGGCGAGCTTCAACGAAGTGCACATCCTTGCGACCACCCAGGCGATCGTGGACTACCGCGTCGCGCAGGGCATCGCCGGTCCGCTCTTCCTGGGACGCGACACGCACGGCCTGTCGCTGCCGGCCGAGCGCAGCGCGATCGAGGTGCTCGTGGCGAACGGCGTCGACGTGCGCGTCGACTCCCGAGACTCGTGGGTTCCGACGCCCGCGCTGAGCCACGCGATCCTCGCGTACAACAAGGGCCGGGATGCCGCCGACCCGGGCCGCGCCGACGGCATCGTCGTCACGCCCAGCCACAACCCGCCGCGCGACGGCGGCTTCAAGTACAACCCCCCGAACGGCGGGCCCGCCGACACCGACGCCACGGGCTGGATCGCCGAGCGCGCGAACGACCTCATCGCGACCGGGTTGGCCGGCGTGCACCGGACGGCGTTCAAGGACCTCGACGGTGACGCGATCGGCGACTACGACTTCCGCGACGCCTACGTGCGCGACCTCGCCGGCATCATCGACATCGACGCGATCCGCGGCGCCGGAGTCCGCATCGGCGCCGACCCGCTCGGCGGGGCATCCGTCGAGTACTGGGCGCTCATCGCGGAGGTGCACGGCCTGGACCTCACCGTCGTGAACCCCGACGTCGACCCGACATGGCGCTTCATGACGCTCGACTGGGACGAGAAGATCCGCATGGATCCGTCGTCGCCGTCCGCGATGGCGGCGCTGGTCGCACGGCGCGACGAGTACGACATCCTCACGGGCAACGACGCCGACGCCGACCGGCACGGCATCGTCACGCCCGACGCCGGGCTCATGAACCCGAACCACTACCTCGCGGTCGCGATCGACTACCTGTACTCGCACCGGCCGGATTGGCCGTCGGATGCCGCGATCGGCAAGACCCTCGTCTCGTCGATGATCATCGACCGGGTGGCCGAGTCGCTCGGGCGCACCCTCCTCGAGGTGCCGGTCGGGTTCAAGTGGTTCGTCCCCGGTCTTCTCGACGGCTCGGTCGCGTTCGGCGGCGAGGAGTCGGCGGGCGCGTCGTTCCTTCGCAAGGACGGCACCGTGTGGACCACCGACAAGGACGGCATCCTGCTGTGCCTGCTCGCGGCCGAGATCCTCGCCGTGACGGGCAAGACGCCGTCGCAGCGCTACGCCGAGCTCGAGGCGGAGTTCGGGGCGTCCGCGTACCAGCGCGTCGACGCGCCGGCGACCCCCGCCCAGAAGGCTGCGCTCGGCAAGCTCGCGCCCGAGGCGGTCACTGCGACCGAGCTCGCCGGCGAGCCGATCACCGCGAAGCTCTCGCACGCGCCGGGCAACGGGGCCGCGATCGGCGGGCTGAAGGTGCAGACCGAGCACGCCTGGTTCGCCGCGCGCCCGTCGGGCACCGAGGACGTCTACAAGCTCTATGCCGAGAGCCTCCGCGGCCCCGAGCACCTCGCCGAGGTGCAGGAGGAGGCGCGGGCCGTCGTGACCGAGGCCCTCGGCGGCGCCTGA